A single Gemmatimonadota bacterium DNA region contains:
- a CDS encoding lipase, which produces MRIYFIGDSYVNGTGDPAYLGWPGRACAASRSEENAITCYNLGIRGDTSTDVLRRWEREVEVRRLIPHDGRVVFGFGANDCWIIDGKTRVERADTIRNTEEILSSARSLFPTLMVGPPPGIDEDEHGRRVEISSLVGEIAGRVGVPYLEVIHELHAGGIWQSEAALGDRVHPADGGYSALAELVLAWPAWWFCETPSAP; this is translated from the coding sequence ATCCGAATTTACTTCATCGGTGATTCCTATGTGAACGGTACGGGCGACCCGGCCTATCTCGGCTGGCCGGGCCGGGCCTGTGCCGCGTCGAGGTCAGAAGAGAACGCCATCACCTGTTACAACCTGGGCATACGCGGCGATACGAGCACCGATGTGCTCCGGCGCTGGGAACGGGAAGTGGAGGTCCGGCGTCTCATTCCTCACGACGGCCGGGTGGTGTTCGGATTCGGCGCGAACGACTGCTGGATCATAGACGGGAAGACGCGCGTGGAACGCGCCGATACCATTCGCAACACCGAAGAGATCCTGTCAAGTGCACGGTCCCTGTTTCCCACGTTGATGGTCGGGCCGCCGCCCGGGATCGACGAGGACGAACACGGCCGAAGGGTGGAGATTTCGTCGCTCGTCGGCGAAATCGCCGGTAGAGTCGGCGTGCCCTATCTCGAAGTGATCCACGAACTGCATGCCGGCGGTATCTGGCAGAGCGAAGCGGCCCTCGGCGACCGCGTTCATCCGGCCGATGGGGGTTACTCCGCGCTGGCGGAACTGGTGCTCGCCTGGCCGGCGTGGTGGTTTTGTGAAACGCCCAGTGCACCCTAA
- a CDS encoding phytanoyl-CoA dioxygenase family protein: MRALTEGSTTDMDNGHQYTEMTDAQREHFDQYGYLVIEDALPPAVVAELNEAIDEVHERHRKEGTLGKNGDLNLRNCIVAHDDFLQLLDWPSTVPLAWGALNWNIQMITSHLIVLPSGEEPTEKAKRGHGMHRDGGTSFVEMQEPHPRILLKIAYVLSDQTGPASGATSLVPGSNRITGQPPTDPATGWPYGAIQMNLPAGSAFMFEQRTFHSIGANWCGHDRRTIFMGYAYRWVKPMDYIQMPKSLVDRCSPLQKQLIGEVGDALSYYLPEDEDVPLKAFLAEK, from the coding sequence ATGCGCGCTTTGACCGAAGGATCGACTACTGACATGGATAACGGACACCAGTACACCGAGATGACCGATGCGCAGCGGGAACACTTCGACCAGTACGGCTACCTGGTCATTGAAGACGCGCTGCCTCCCGCGGTCGTCGCCGAATTGAACGAGGCCATTGACGAAGTGCACGAACGGCACCGGAAAGAAGGCACGCTGGGGAAAAACGGCGACCTGAACCTCCGCAATTGCATCGTGGCCCACGACGACTTCCTGCAGTTGCTGGACTGGCCGTCGACCGTCCCCCTGGCCTGGGGCGCGCTGAACTGGAACATCCAGATGATCACCTCCCATCTCATCGTGCTGCCCTCGGGGGAAGAGCCCACGGAGAAGGCGAAGCGCGGTCACGGCATGCACCGGGACGGCGGGACGTCCTTCGTGGAAATGCAGGAGCCCCATCCTCGGATCCTGTTGAAGATCGCCTACGTGCTCAGCGACCAGACCGGTCCCGCTTCCGGGGCCACCTCCCTGGTGCCCGGCAGCAACCGTATCACCGGACAGCCTCCGACGGACCCGGCGACGGGCTGGCCCTACGGCGCGATCCAGATGAACCTGCCCGCCGGCAGCGCCTTCATGTTCGAACAGCGGACTTTTCACAGCATCGGCGCCAACTGGTGCGGCCACGACCGCCGGACCATCTTCATGGGCTACGCGTACCGCTGGGTCAAGCCCATGGATTACATCCAGATGCCGAAATCCCTCGTGGATCGCTGTTCGCCATTGCAGAAACAACTGATCGGCGAGGTAGGAGACGCCCTCAGCTACTATCTGCCGGAAGACGAGGACGTGCCGCTCAAGGCGTTCCTCGCCGAGAAATGA
- a CDS encoding phytanoyl-CoA dioxygenase family protein — protein sequence MSLTQARIDQFNEQGFLPYEDLLTPLEVKALHQRLEDIGNERVDFPDEYVQIEPRVELGDTQADPVRFNNVRKIWNLTKHDPVFKELARHPKILGVVRSLIGPDLKIYVDQTLCKPPRVGSAKPPHQDSAYWTSIDPPDLVICWIALNDATENNGCMRFISGSHKAGVIEHKHLEDFRVEDARVGYEREVAVPLKAGSCSFHHSLALHRTDANTSDDRRIGLTVAYMDARSKFIGNGAMPEYELVSGRAYEGCV from the coding sequence GTGTCGTTGACCCAGGCACGGATCGACCAGTTCAACGAACAGGGATTTCTCCCTTACGAGGACCTGCTGACGCCGCTGGAGGTCAAAGCGCTGCACCAGCGGCTTGAAGATATCGGCAACGAACGGGTCGATTTCCCGGACGAATACGTTCAGATCGAACCGCGCGTGGAACTCGGCGACACACAGGCCGATCCGGTCCGTTTCAACAACGTGCGCAAGATCTGGAACCTGACGAAGCACGATCCGGTTTTCAAGGAACTGGCCCGGCACCCGAAGATCCTCGGCGTAGTCCGGAGCCTGATCGGTCCGGATCTCAAGATCTACGTGGACCAGACGCTCTGCAAACCGCCCCGGGTGGGTTCGGCGAAACCACCTCACCAGGACTCGGCCTACTGGACGAGCATCGATCCGCCCGATCTCGTGATCTGCTGGATCGCCCTGAACGACGCCACCGAGAACAACGGGTGCATGCGATTCATATCCGGTTCCCACAAGGCCGGTGTAATCGAGCACAAGCACCTCGAGGACTTTCGCGTCGAGGACGCCCGCGTCGGCTATGAACGGGAGGTCGCCGTACCCCTGAAGGCCGGCAGTTGCTCGTTCCACCACAGTCTCGCGCTACATCGCACCGACGCCAATACCAGCGACGACCGGCGCATCGGCCTGACCGTCGCCTACATGGACGCCCGTTCGAAATTCATCGGAAACGGTGCCATGCCGGAATACGAACTTGTGTCCGGCCGGGCTTACGAAGGATGTGTTTAG
- a CDS encoding RraA family protein, with translation MPTRSPQETLEALKQFDTPTITNVVATYPTHPLCLGLYNPWAVNWYTDQSIKCMYPELGRTVGYAVTCVFGLPEPGFKNLSFIDVIDALDESPGPTILVIRQNFPEEIAGKVGLAGGNMTASAKAVGCVGVVSNGPSRDIHEIRPMKFQYLLSGVTPGHGDMAVHAVNVPVSVGGMDVAPGEIIHMDENGACKFPADRMDAVLENATALAEEEEARIDAFERARSADDIKAILGGHSYGKKEDE, from the coding sequence ATGCCCACGCGGTCCCCGCAGGAGACGCTGGAGGCGCTGAAACAGTTCGACACCCCTACGATCACCAACGTGGTGGCCACCTATCCCACCCATCCCCTCTGCCTCGGCCTCTACAACCCGTGGGCGGTGAACTGGTACACGGACCAATCCATAAAGTGCATGTATCCAGAACTCGGACGCACCGTGGGCTACGCCGTCACCTGCGTCTTCGGCCTGCCCGAACCGGGTTTCAAGAACCTCTCCTTCATCGATGTCATCGACGCCCTGGACGAATCCCCCGGGCCGACGATTCTCGTTATCCGGCAGAATTTCCCCGAGGAGATCGCCGGAAAAGTGGGATTGGCGGGCGGGAACATGACGGCTTCCGCAAAAGCCGTGGGCTGCGTGGGCGTGGTATCCAACGGACCGTCGCGGGACATACACGAGATCCGGCCGATGAAGTTCCAGTACCTGCTGAGCGGCGTAACACCCGGACACGGGGACATGGCCGTACACGCGGTGAACGTCCCCGTATCCGTTGGCGGCATGGACGTGGCGCCGGGCGAGATCATCCACATGGACGAGAACGGAGCGTGCAAGTTTCCCGCCGACAGGATGGATGCGGTGCTCGAGAACGCCACGGCGCTGGCGGAGGAGGAAGAAGCACGCATCGATGCCTTCGAACGCGCCCGATCCGCCGACGACATCAAGGCGATCCTGGGCGGACACAGCTACGGCAAGAAAGAAGACGAATAA
- a CDS encoding peptide ABC transporter substrate-binding protein, with the protein MKKTRIPRRFPATLLLAFALWSVNCGGQPAPDDPDESAPVLFFGQTAEMKEAAHAALMERLPDDAAPLEYQVFRYMAAEPKSMDQGVSIYVAGGSEFHFERLVMFGVNGELLPGAAQSWEPSEDGKTWTFHLRRAGRWSDGRPVTAHDFEYTFKRFLHPNAGNVYAFLYYDIKGARAYNQRETDDVDTVGVRALDDYTLVIETEQSCAFLPHITAYLTSAPVPPWQVEKYGDQWALAGTCLTNGPFQLETWKTGQYMTFGLNPHYTGSNPGHLRQIVRIFNAMVGSASAANDMGLLPYENDEIDVIDVSPMVYGGLRDDPEWNEPAWSYDQFTTIYLFFRTREPPFDNLKVRQAFAHAIDQVSLNETILQGMMIPAYTMLPLHFPGYVGDKYRDHQRFDVDRARQLLAEAGYPDGRGFPRMDLWLADATPASAISQASQAIQEMLKENLNIQIDIRNTEGAAYRSAMYNWEFPMSIIGFNYDFPDPHSMLGIIWRSQPKGYTRHDWLNPEFDRLIDAAAGDLNHEARLAMYDEAEAILASEAAAVFLWHVKTYQLRKPWLKGFREDRWGNFPNYRNANTYYDLYIGQEAVDSGRRVDY; encoded by the coding sequence ATGAAAAAGACTCGAATCCCGCGACGTTTCCCGGCGACGCTCCTGCTCGCCTTCGCGCTGTGGTCAGTGAACTGCGGCGGCCAGCCGGCGCCGGACGATCCCGATGAAAGCGCCCCCGTACTGTTCTTCGGCCAGACCGCGGAAATGAAGGAGGCGGCCCACGCCGCGCTGATGGAGCGTCTGCCCGATGACGCCGCGCCCCTCGAGTACCAGGTGTTCCGGTACATGGCCGCGGAACCCAAGAGCATGGACCAGGGCGTCTCGATCTACGTGGCGGGCGGAAGCGAATTCCACTTCGAGCGTCTCGTCATGTTCGGAGTGAACGGGGAACTTCTCCCCGGCGCGGCGCAATCGTGGGAACCCTCCGAGGACGGCAAGACCTGGACCTTTCACCTGCGCCGGGCCGGCCGTTGGAGCGACGGCCGGCCCGTCACGGCCCATGATTTCGAATACACCTTCAAGCGGTTCCTCCATCCCAACGCGGGCAACGTCTACGCCTTTCTCTATTACGACATCAAGGGCGCCCGGGCCTACAACCAGCGGGAAACGGACGATGTGGACACCGTGGGCGTCCGGGCCCTGGACGACTATACACTGGTCATCGAGACGGAGCAGTCCTGTGCCTTCCTGCCCCATATCACCGCCTACCTCACTTCCGCGCCCGTCCCGCCCTGGCAGGTGGAGAAATACGGGGACCAGTGGGCGCTTGCCGGCACCTGCCTGACCAACGGACCCTTCCAGCTCGAGACGTGGAAAACGGGCCAGTACATGACTTTCGGCCTGAATCCCCATTACACCGGGTCTAATCCCGGCCATCTCCGCCAGATCGTCCGCATATTCAACGCCATGGTCGGATCGGCCAGCGCGGCGAACGACATGGGGTTGCTGCCCTACGAAAACGACGAGATCGACGTGATCGACGTCAGCCCAATGGTCTACGGCGGCCTGCGCGACGACCCGGAGTGGAACGAACCGGCGTGGTCCTATGACCAGTTCACGACGATCTACCTGTTCTTCCGGACACGTGAACCCCCTTTCGACAACCTCAAGGTCCGCCAGGCCTTCGCCCACGCCATCGACCAGGTGTCGCTGAACGAGACGATTCTACAGGGCATGATGATCCCCGCCTACACCATGCTGCCGCTTCATTTCCCCGGCTACGTGGGTGACAAGTACAGGGACCACCAGCGGTTCGACGTGGACCGCGCCCGCCAGCTGCTCGCCGAAGCCGGCTATCCGGACGGCAGGGGTTTCCCGCGGATGGATCTCTGGCTCGCCGACGCCACCCCCGCTTCCGCCATCAGCCAGGCGTCCCAGGCGATCCAGGAGATGCTCAAGGAGAACCTGAATATCCAGATCGATATCCGGAACACGGAAGGCGCGGCGTACCGGTCGGCTATGTACAACTGGGAGTTTCCCATGAGCATAATCGGGTTCAACTACGACTTTCCCGATCCCCACAGCATGCTGGGCATCATCTGGCGTTCACAGCCCAAAGGTTACACGCGCCACGACTGGCTGAATCCGGAATTCGACCGTCTGATCGACGCGGCCGCCGGAGACCTGAACCACGAGGCACGCCTGGCGATGTACGACGAGGCCGAGGCGATTCTCGCCTCCGAGGCCGCGGCCGTCTTCCTGTGGCATGTCAAGACCTACCAGTTACGCAAGCCCTGGCTGAAGGGGTTCCGGGAAGACCGGTGGGGCAACTTCCCCAATTACCGGAACGCGAACACGTACTACGACCTCTACATCGGCCAAGAGGCCGTGGACAGCGGCCGGCGAGTCGACTATTGA
- a CDS encoding NAD(P)-dependent alcohol dehydrogenase: MRAYVIDHDQLRRTDLSEPGEPGPGEALVRVRSVSLNYRDLMVARGRYGKPFEGRFVAGSDMAGDVLKTGTGVSGIRLGDRVVNAPFLRWPAGRLTPDGMKTLVGAGGVDGVLCEQVLYPAVALVSMPSHFSYHEGATLPIAGLTAWASVVSQGRLQAGEWVLLHGTGGVSVFAAQLVKLTGAQALLTTSSEEKARRMKDEFGVLETFDYRDEDWPEQVRSCTGGAGVDLVVDVAGGQTFAKSMKACALHARISLVGILDGFETRLNPFDIIGRQIQVRGIYTSSAEDLRDLVRACEASGLRPCIDRVFPFDEVPAAYDYLESQRHIGKIVCALP; this comes from the coding sequence ATGCGCGCATACGTCATTGACCACGACCAGCTTCGCCGGACCGATCTGTCGGAACCGGGGGAACCCGGTCCCGGAGAGGCGCTGGTCAGGGTCCGATCCGTATCGCTCAACTACCGGGACCTTATGGTCGCCAGAGGCCGGTACGGAAAGCCCTTCGAGGGCAGGTTCGTCGCCGGGTCCGACATGGCGGGCGACGTGTTGAAGACGGGGACGGGAGTATCGGGTATCCGGCTGGGCGACCGGGTCGTGAATGCACCGTTCCTGCGCTGGCCCGCCGGAAGACTTACGCCCGATGGGATGAAGACCCTGGTGGGCGCGGGCGGCGTGGACGGCGTGCTGTGCGAGCAAGTGCTGTATCCCGCGGTCGCCCTGGTCTCCATGCCGTCCCACTTCTCCTACCACGAAGGCGCGACATTACCCATCGCCGGACTTACCGCCTGGGCTTCGGTAGTATCTCAGGGTCGATTGCAGGCCGGGGAGTGGGTCCTGCTGCACGGCACGGGTGGGGTATCCGTGTTCGCTGCGCAACTTGTGAAACTCACTGGGGCGCAAGCGTTATTAACCACTTCATCCGAAGAGAAAGCCCGACGGATGAAGGATGAATTCGGGGTGTTGGAGACCTTCGATTACAGAGACGAGGATTGGCCGGAACAGGTACGTTCCTGTACCGGCGGTGCCGGGGTCGACCTGGTCGTGGACGTGGCGGGCGGCCAGACGTTCGCGAAGTCCATGAAAGCCTGCGCGCTGCACGCCCGGATATCCCTCGTGGGCATTCTGGACGGCTTCGAAACCCGCCTCAATCCCTTCGATATCATCGGCCGGCAGATCCAGGTACGGGGGATCTACACCTCCTCCGCCGAAGACCTGCGCGACCTGGTAAGGGCCTGCGAAGCGTCGGGACTCAGGCCCTGCATCGACCGGGTGTTTCCTTTCGATGAAGTGCCCGCGGCCTACGACTACCTCGAATCACAGCGGCATATCGGCAAGATCGTGTGTGCGTTGCCGTGA
- a CDS encoding sulfatase — translation MKCVFIVLDTVRRDYLSTYGNDWVHTPALDRLAERGVVFDNHWVGSLPCMPARREFMTGRYNFIYRGWGPIEPYDDTLPGELRKNDVFTHLLTDHYHYFELGGENYHTAFNTWDFFRGQENDWWASHVDRMALPDHLGQLSQQNYGNRKLQQQEEDFSGPKTAQAAIEWLKTNQASDDWFLQVEIFDPHEPFYCTEKYRAMYGDDYDGPFYDWPSYDEVHESPEAVEHIRKCYAGLLTMTDHWVGRIFDTLDDLGLWDDTLVVFTTDHGTMLAEHDFWMKNIMPLYNEIVRIPLIASLPGNERAGTRTGALTQTIDLMPTFLDYFDTPAPPHVQGRSLRKVLDGDGVREDGIFGYFGMAMNLTDGRYVYMRNPVNEDAGPLYAYTAMPTGGLNRWYPREVYDRVETGRYFGHTYNLPLYKIPTDGKVPRHHPDEASYAGRNQLFDVLEDPAQQHPIVDPALEARFTERIARHLRACEAMPEQFTRLGIDPLEA, via the coding sequence ATGAAATGCGTATTTATCGTGCTTGACACCGTCCGCCGGGACTACCTTTCGACCTACGGCAACGACTGGGTGCATACGCCCGCCCTGGACCGCCTGGCCGAACGGGGCGTCGTTTTCGACAACCACTGGGTGGGATCGCTGCCCTGCATGCCCGCGCGGCGGGAGTTCATGACCGGGCGGTACAACTTCATCTACCGGGGATGGGGCCCCATCGAACCCTACGACGATACGCTGCCGGGCGAGTTGCGGAAGAACGACGTCTTCACCCATCTGCTGACCGACCATTACCACTACTTCGAACTCGGGGGCGAGAACTACCACACGGCGTTCAACACATGGGACTTCTTCCGCGGCCAGGAGAACGACTGGTGGGCGTCCCACGTGGACCGCATGGCTTTGCCCGACCACCTGGGTCAACTCAGCCAGCAGAATTACGGCAATCGGAAACTGCAGCAGCAGGAGGAGGACTTCTCCGGTCCCAAGACCGCGCAGGCGGCCATCGAGTGGCTGAAGACGAACCAGGCGTCCGACGACTGGTTCCTGCAGGTCGAGATCTTCGATCCCCACGAGCCCTTCTACTGCACCGAGAAATACCGCGCCATGTACGGCGACGATTACGACGGACCGTTCTACGACTGGCCCAGCTACGACGAGGTCCACGAATCCCCTGAAGCGGTCGAACACATCCGGAAGTGCTACGCCGGGCTGCTCACGATGACGGACCACTGGGTGGGCAGGATATTCGACACGCTCGACGACCTGGGGCTGTGGGACGACACGCTGGTCGTATTCACCACGGATCACGGGACCATGCTGGCGGAGCATGACTTCTGGATGAAGAACATCATGCCCCTGTACAACGAAATCGTCCGGATTCCGCTGATCGCGAGCCTGCCCGGCAACGAGCGGGCCGGTACGCGCACCGGAGCGCTCACGCAGACCATCGACCTGATGCCGACCTTTCTCGACTACTTCGATACCCCGGCGCCGCCCCACGTTCAGGGTCGTTCCCTGCGGAAGGTGTTGGACGGCGATGGCGTCCGCGAGGACGGGATCTTCGGTTATTTCGGGATGGCCATGAACTTAACGGACGGAAGGTACGTGTACATGCGCAACCCGGTCAACGAGGACGCGGGACCGCTGTATGCGTACACGGCCATGCCCACGGGCGGCCTGAACCGCTGGTATCCGAGGGAGGTGTACGACCGAGTCGAGACGGGACGGTACTTCGGCCATACCTACAACCTCCCGTTGTACAAGATCCCCACCGATGGGAAGGTCCCGCGGCACCACCCCGACGAGGCGTCCTACGCGGGGCGGAACCAGCTGTTCGACGTGTTGGAGGACCCGGCACAGCAGCACCCCATTGTAGATCCGGCGCTGGAAGCCCGGTTCACTGAACGGATCGCCCGGCATCTGCGGGCATGCGAGGCCATGCCTGAACAATTCACCCGCCTGGGGATCGATCCGCTCGAAGCTTAG
- the selD gene encoding selenide, water dikinase SelD, with amino-acid sequence MVFGPYGLASHNGLWLLGVAVYIPFPRGRWIPRVPQASDAMRPRPFEPQPPEPQPVLLSPAPSEVRWFGFGFGFGCRYKVETIMNQTIPFIKDLALVGGGHSHVQVIRMLAMKKALGGIRVTLISDESTVCYSGMLPGCLAGLYRPDEMEMELRPLCNWAGVRFVRARVAGLDPVLQQVHFDNGRPPLAYDALSINVGSIPRGMDTPGVREHAVPTRPLGLLLKRVHEFEENHRSDGRPLRIVIAGGGAAGVELAFAMHSRWGERFAPVEITLVDSQTNLLTGHRPRVAAIIGRYLEEKGIACLTGKRVMGVDDTGVLFEDHPALPCDFLLWATGGAPPGLLKDTNLETSGAGFIRVRPTLQVIGYDNVFAAGDCIEFPSRSLPKSGVYAVREGPVLARNIHAWLEHRSLVPFRPQASALALLMTGTRNAVASRHHASFHGPWVWRLKDWIDRRWMRKFEPALLPPMDPAGDSRTAGDSHPTGSLRPASDSHPAGEEAGGGQEVPAMRCAGCGAKVGSTVLTGVLDELEVFNREDVRIGLHDADDAALLEIPPGRSLVQTVDGFRAFTGDLHLFGRIALVHAASDLYAMGAEPHSALVTVTLPYAEKPLVANDLRQLMGGIAEEARCLGVTLLGGHTSEGTETAVSVTMNGLAGSDAVFRKGGLRPGDGLILTKPVGTGVILAADMHLKARGSWVDEVFEGMLRSNAEAARILALAGIPSVTDVTGFGLAGHLVEMLEAGGVGAEIEIDRIPLYAGAADCVAAGVESTLAPSNREHLQKRWQVESGAGTADAAEPGVLDGEDALLFDPQTSGGLLAGVPPSRIDEVVVRLREAGYAQAACIGRVTDRKRHLQLR; translated from the coding sequence ATGGTCTTTGGTCCATACGGTCTCGCGAGTCATAATGGACTTTGGCTGCTCGGTGTCGCCGTGTATATTCCATTCCCTCGCGGTCGTTGGATTCCCCGGGTCCCGCAGGCGTCCGATGCCATGCGACCGCGGCCGTTTGAACCTCAGCCGCCGGAGCCGCAGCCCGTACTTTTGAGTCCGGCGCCGTCCGAAGTGCGATGGTTTGGGTTTGGGTTTGGGTTTGGGTGTCGATACAAAGTAGAAACAATCATGAATCAGACCATCCCTTTTATAAAGGACCTCGCGCTTGTCGGCGGCGGACACTCCCACGTTCAGGTGATCCGCATGCTGGCCATGAAGAAGGCCCTGGGCGGCATCCGCGTCACGCTCATTTCGGACGAGTCCACCGTCTGCTATTCCGGTATGCTGCCCGGTTGCCTGGCCGGCCTGTACCGGCCCGACGAGATGGAAATGGAATTGAGGCCGCTTTGCAACTGGGCGGGTGTCCGGTTCGTCCGGGCCCGGGTGGCCGGCCTCGATCCGGTCCTCCAGCAGGTTCACTTCGACAACGGCCGTCCTCCCCTTGCCTACGATGCCCTTTCGATCAACGTCGGTTCGATACCCCGGGGCATGGACACCCCGGGTGTGCGGGAACACGCCGTGCCCACGAGGCCGCTCGGTCTGCTGCTGAAGCGGGTTCACGAGTTCGAGGAAAACCACCGGAGCGACGGCCGACCATTACGGATCGTCATCGCGGGCGGCGGCGCGGCGGGGGTGGAACTGGCCTTCGCCATGCACTCTAGATGGGGAGAGCGCTTCGCGCCTGTCGAGATCACCCTCGTGGATTCGCAGACGAATTTGCTGACCGGGCACCGTCCCCGGGTCGCCGCGATCATCGGGCGGTACCTCGAAGAAAAGGGGATCGCCTGCCTGACCGGCAAGCGAGTCATGGGCGTGGATGATACGGGCGTCCTTTTCGAAGATCATCCGGCCCTGCCCTGCGACTTCCTGCTCTGGGCGACGGGCGGAGCGCCGCCCGGTCTGTTGAAGGATACAAACCTGGAGACCAGCGGCGCCGGGTTCATCCGCGTCCGGCCCACCCTGCAGGTCATTGGTTACGACAACGTCTTTGCGGCGGGCGACTGTATTGAATTCCCCTCTCGTTCCCTGCCCAAATCGGGGGTCTACGCGGTCCGCGAGGGACCGGTCCTGGCCCGAAACATCCATGCCTGGCTCGAGCACCGATCCCTGGTTCCCTTCAGGCCCCAGGCTTCCGCGCTCGCGCTGCTCATGACCGGGACTCGGAACGCCGTCGCGAGCCGGCACCACGCCTCCTTCCACGGCCCCTGGGTGTGGCGGCTGAAGGACTGGATCGACCGGCGCTGGATGCGGAAATTCGAACCGGCGCTGCTGCCACCCATGGACCCGGCGGGCGATTCGCGCACGGCGGGCGATTCGCATCCCACAGGCAGTTTGCGTCCCGCCAGCGATTCGCACCCCGCCGGTGAAGAAGCCGGCGGAGGCCAGGAAGTGCCGGCCATGCGCTGCGCCGGGTGTGGCGCCAAGGTCGGTTCGACCGTGCTCACAGGCGTGCTCGACGAACTGGAGGTATTCAACCGCGAGGACGTGCGAATCGGCCTGCACGACGCCGACGACGCGGCGCTTCTGGAGATCCCTCCCGGCCGGTCGCTGGTGCAAACGGTGGATGGCTTCCGGGCCTTTACCGGCGACCTGCACCTCTTCGGCCGAATCGCCCTGGTCCACGCCGCGTCCGATCTGTACGCCATGGGGGCCGAACCCCACTCCGCACTGGTTACGGTCACGCTGCCCTACGCGGAAAAACCCCTCGTGGCGAACGACCTGAGACAGCTCATGGGCGGCATCGCGGAAGAAGCTCGGTGCCTCGGGGTCACCCTCCTAGGCGGGCATACGAGCGAGGGAACGGAGACGGCAGTCAGCGTAACCATGAACGGTCTGGCCGGCAGCGACGCCGTATTCAGGAAGGGCGGGCTGCGTCCAGGCGACGGACTCATCCTCACCAAGCCCGTAGGCACAGGCGTCATCCTGGCGGCCGACATGCACCTGAAGGCCCGGGGAAGCTGGGTCGACGAAGTCTTCGAGGGCATGCTGCGGTCCAACGCGGAGGCGGCGAGGATCCTCGCCCTGGCCGGCATTCCTTCCGTCACCGACGTGACCGGCTTCGGCCTGGCGGGGCACCTGGTCGAGATGCTCGAGGCCGGCGGCGTGGGCGCGGAGATTGAAATCGACCGGATACCGCTTTATGCCGGCGCGGCGGATTGCGTGGCCGCCGGCGTGGAAAGTACCCTTGCGCCGTCCAATCGGGAACACCTGCAGAAGAGATGGCAGGTGGAGTCGGGGGCTGGCACGGCGGACGCGGCGGAGCCTGGTGTATTGGACGGCGAGGACGCCCTCCTCTTCGACCCCCAGACTTCGGGTGGACTGCTGGCCGGCGTGCCTCCCTCCCGTATCGACGAGGTCGTCGTTAGACTGCGGGAGGCCGGATACGCACAGGCGGCCTGCATCGGACGGGTAACCGACCGGAAACGGCACTTGCAGCTCCGCTGA